One genomic region from Henningerozyma blattae CBS 6284 chromosome 2, complete genome encodes:
- the MET3 gene encoding sulfate adenylyltransferase (similar to Saccharomyces cerevisiae MET3 (YJR010W); ancestral locus Anc_5.154) — MPAPHGKDHVLKDLIARDASKKDSLLAEAKTLIAKNQFWNLTQRQVCDLELIINGGFSPLEGFLNEEDYNSVVLNSTLSDGTLWTIPITLDVNENWLKNNKVTKDVKIVLLQNNEFPIAIITIDSIYKPNKAIEAEHVFRGDPEHPAVQYLNNIAGDNYIGGSVEAIQLPTYYDYNELRRTPSELRTLFEKNSWDRVVAFQTRNPMHRAHRELTLRAAKDVNANILIHPVVGMTKPGDIDHHTRVRAYKEIIVKYPEDTALLSLLPLAMRMAGDREAVWHAIIRQNYGATHFIVGRDHAGPGKNSKGVDFYGPYDAQNLVEKYAKEGKLAIQMVPFKMVTYLPETDSYAPIDEIDTTKVKTLNISGTELRNRLKDGTPIPEWFSYPEVVKILRTSNPPRSKQGFVIVVDDDLKKQHNQIELALLTTLLQLNSERYYKTLEHSNDENLISLLPDFVKSGTGLIVKDSKSISDNQTNFYRLGYDENSHIQIPTKQSSIDEITSQTLKFLEENGFVIV; from the coding sequence ATGCCAGCTCCACACGGTAAAGATCATGtcttaaaagatttaattgCAAGAGACGCTTCCAAGAAGGACTCGTTATTGGCAGAGGCTAAAACTTTAATTGCTAAGAATCAATTCTGGAATCTAACTCAACGTCAAGTTTGTGATTTGGAATTGATCATCAATGGTGGGTTTTCTCCCTTGGAAGGGTTCTTAAATGAAGAGGATTATAATTCAGTAGTATTAAATTCCACTTTATCAGACGGTACTCTTTGGACTATCCCTATTACCTTGGatgttaatgaaaattggttgaaaaataataaagtgACAAAGGATGTAAAAATTGTtcttttacaaaataatgaattccCCATTGCTATCATCACAATTGATTCCATTTATAAACCAAATAAAGCAATTGAAGCTGAACATGTCTTTAGAGGTGATCCAGAACATCCTGCagttcaatatttaaataatatcgCGGGTGATAATTATATTGGCGGTTCTGTGGAGGCAATTCAATTACCTActtattatgattataaTGAATTACGTAGAACTCCTTCAGAATTAAGAACTCTATTTGAGAAAAATTCTTGGGATCGTGTCGTAGCTTTCCAAACAAGAAATCCAATGCATAGAGCTCATAGAGAATTGACTTTAAGAGCTGCCAAAGATGTTAATGCAAACATTTTAATTCACCCAGTGGTAGGGATGACTAAACCAGGTGATATTGATCATCATACTCGTGTTCGTGCTTATAAGGAAATTATTGTTAAATATCCAGAAGATACAGCCTTGCTATCATTACTACCATTGGCAATGAGAATGGCTGGTGATAGAGAAGCTGTTTGGCATGCTATTATTAGACAGAATTATGGGGCCACTCATTTCATTGTGGGTAGGGATCATGCTGGTCCAGGTAAGAATTCCAAAGGCGTTGATTTCTATGGTCCTTATGACGCTCAAAATTTGGTGGAAAAGTATGCCAAAGAGGGTAAATTAGCCATTCAAATGGTTCCATTTAAAATGGTTACTTATTTACCGGAAACTGACTCTTATGCACCAATTGATGAAATCGACACTACAAAAGTGAAAACATTAAACATTTCAGGAACAGAATTGAGAAATAGATTAAAAGATGGAACTCCAATTCCAGAATGGTTTTCTTACCCTGAAGTTGTTAAAATCTTAAGAACTTCAAACCCACCAAGATCAAAACAAGGGTTTGTCATTGTGGTAGAtgatgatttgaaaaaacaaCATAATCAAATCGAATTGGCTTTATTAACCACTTTATTACAATTGAACTCAGAAAGATACTATAAGACCCTTGAAcattcaaatgatgaaaatttgatttctttattaCCAGACTTCGTTAAGTCTGGAACAGGTTTAATTGTCAAGGATTCAAAATCCATTAGTGATAACCAAACTAACTTCTATCGTTTAGGTTATGATGAAAATTCTCATATTCAAATCCCAACTAAACAATCATCGATAGATGAAATTACAAGTCAAACATTGAAATTCTTGGAAGAAAATGGATTTGTTATTGtgtaa
- the TBLA0B07730 gene encoding type I glyceraldehyde-3-phosphate dehydrogenase (similar to Saccharomyces cerevisiae TDH3 (YGR192C) and TDH2 (YJR009C); ancestral locus Anc_5.155) has protein sequence MVRVSINGFGRIGRIVLRIALQRKDIEVVAVNDPFISVDYAAYMFKYDSTHGLYEGAVSHDDKNLIIDGKKIAVFQERDPANLPWGAEKIDIAIDSTGVFKELDSAQKHIDAGAKKVVITAPSSTAPMFVVGVNEDKMTADQTIVSNASCTTNCLAPLAKVIHENFGIEEGLMTTVHSMTATQKTVDGPSHKDWRGGRTASGNIIPSSTGAAKAVGKVLPVLNGKLTGMAFRVPTVDVSVVDLTVKLEKATTYDEIKKAIKTASEGKMKGVLGYTEDMVVSSDFLGDSHSSIFDAGAGIMLSPKFVKLVSWYDNEFGYSTRVVDLVEHVARL, from the coding sequence aTGGTTAGAGTTTCTATTAACGGTTTCGGTAGAATTGGTAGAATTGTCTTGAGAATTGCTTTGCAAAGAAAAGACATTGAAGTTGTTGCTGTCAACGATCCATTCATCTCTGTTGACTATGCTGCTTACATGTTCAAGTACGATTCCACTCACGGTTTGTACGAAGGTGCTGTCTCTCACGATGACAAAAACTTGATCATTGACGGTAAGAAGATTGCTGTCTTCCAAGAAAGAGACCCAGCTAACTTACCATGGGGTGCTGAAAAGATCGATATTGCTATCGACTCTACTGGTGTCTTCAAGGAATTAGACTCTGCTCAAAAGCACATTGACGCTGGTGCCAAGAAGGTTGTCATCACTGCTCCATCTTCCACCGCTCCAATGTTCGTTGTTGGTGTTAACGAAGACAAAATGACTGCTGACCAAACCATTGTCTCTAACGCTTCCTGTACCACTAACTGTTTGGCCCCATTAGCTAAGGTCATCCACGAAAACTTCGGTATTGAAGAAGGTTTAATGACCACTGTCCACTCCATGACTGCTACCCAAAAGACTGTCGATGGTCCATCCCACAAGGACTGGAGAGGTGGTAGAACCGCTTCTGGTAACATCATCCCATCTTCCACTGGTGCTGCCAAGGCTGTCGGTAAGGTCTTACCAGTCTTGAACGGTAAGTTGACCGGTATGGCTTTCAGAGTCCCAACCGTCGATGTCTCCGTTGTTGACTTGACTGTTAAGTTAGAAAAGGCTACTACTTACGATGAAATCAAGAAGGCCATCAAGACCGCTTCTGAAGGTAAGATGAAGGGTGTCTTAGGTTACACTGAAGACATGGTTGTCTCCTCTGACTTCTTGGGTGACTCTCACTCTTCTATCTTCGATGCTGGTGCCGGTATTATGTTGTCTCCAAAATTCGTTAAGTTGGTTTCTTGGTACGATAACGAATTCGGTTACTCCACCAGAGTTGTCGATTTAGTTGAACACGTTGCTAGATTATAA
- the MHO1 gene encoding Mho1p (similar to Saccharomyces cerevisiae YJR008W; ancestral locus Anc_5.156) yields MSIRRATHAGSWYSNHSLELSQQLESCLSKADTMKAPIDKARIIVSPHAGYRYCGPTMAYSYASLNLTQNVKRIFILGPSHHLYFRNEILLSKFNQLETPLGNLTIDNELNEKLIKDGKKHSNIFNYMDKDTDLDEHSLEMQYPMLLQTLNWRKISPDKVKIIPMLVSHNTKDVDMSLGKILLPYLKDEKNLFIISSDFCHWGRRFQFTGYVSDEKELEEAIEEETEIEMLTSRSKLPHHKVPIWQSIEILDKHAMKVLTESANIEKYSNWKKYLEISGNTVCGANPCSVILAIIALLKDERLIKFEWPKYSQSSKVTNVDDSSVSYASGFAKIP; encoded by the coding sequence ATGTCTATAAGAAGAGCCACACATGCAGGATCATGGTATTCAAATCATTCGTTAGAATTATCTCAACAATTAGAATCATGTCTATCAAAAGCTGATACCATGAAAGCTCCAATAGATAAGGCAAGAATTATTGTATCTCCACATGCAGGTTACAGATATTGTGGACCTACTATGGCATATTCATATGCTTCGTTAAATTTAACACAAAATGTAAAAAGAATCTTTATATTAGGGCCATCTcatcatttatatttccgtaatgaaatattactatcaaaatttaatcaattagAAACACCATTAGGGAATTTAACCAtagataatgaattaaatgaaaaattaattaaagatgGTAAAAAGcattctaatatatttaattatatggATAAAGATACTGATTTAGATGAGCACTCATTGGAAATGCAATATCCAATGTTATTACAAACGTTGAATTGGAGAAAAATTTCACCAGATAAAGtgaaaataataccaatGCTTGTATCTCATAATACTAAAGATGTTGATATGTCATTAggtaaaattttattaccatatttaaaagatgaaaaaaatttatttattataagtAGTGATTTTTGTCATTGGGGGAGAAGGTTTCAATTTACAGGATATGTCAGTgatgaaaaagaattagaagaagCCATCGAAGAAGAAACTGAAATTGAAATGTTAACTTCTAGATCTAAATTACCACATCATAAAGTACCAATATGGcaatcaattgaaattcttGACAAACATGCAATGAAAGTTTTAACAGAAAGTgcaaatattgaaaaatattccaattggaagaaatatttagaaatttctGGAAATACAGTTTGTGGTGCTAATCCATGTAGTGTTATATTAGCTATCATTGCATTATTGAAAGATGaaagattaattaaattcGAATGGCCTAAATATTCCCAAAGTTCAAAAGTTACAAACGTAGATGATAGTAGTGTTAGTTATGCATCTGGATTTGCCAAGATAccataa
- the SUI2 gene encoding translation initiation factor eIF2 subunit alpha (similar to Saccharomyces cerevisiae SUI2 (YJR007W); ancestral locus Anc_5.157), whose product MIFEKYILYIKYRSILAFSYIDPQTNHNYLLLFPSLPPYSSHPTLHIMSTSHCRFYENKYPEVDDIVMVNVQQIAEMGAYVKLLEYDNIEGMILLSELSRRRIRSIQKLIRVGKNDVVVVLRVDKEKGYIDLSKRRVSSEDIIKCEEKFQKSKTVHSILRFCAEKFQIPLEELYKTIAWPLSRRFGHAYEAFKLSIIDETVWEGIEPPSKDVFEELKTYISKRLTPQAVKIRADVEVSCFSYEGIDAIKSALKAAEALSTEQMQIKVKLVAAPLYVVTTQALDKTLGIELLEQAIQKITEVITKNGGICNVTMPPKAVTATEDAELQALLESKELENRSDSEDDDDDDDDDADYE is encoded by the coding sequence atgatatttgaaaaatacattttatatataaaatatagaagTATATTGGCATTTTCATATATAGACCCTCAAACCAATCATAACTACCTTCTCCTCTTCCCCTCTCTCCCTCCCTACTCCTCGCACCCTACCCTTCACATCATGTCGACCTCTCATTGTAGAttttatgaaaataaataccCAGAAGTTGATGACATTGTTATGGTCAATGTTCAACAAATCGCTGAAATGGGTGCATATgtcaaattattagaatatgATAACATCGAAGGTATGATCTTATTATCAGAATTGTCTCGTAGACGTATAAGGTCCattcaaaaattgattCGTGTCGGTAAAAATGATGTCGTCGTGGTCCTAAGAGTCGACAAGGAAAAAGGTTACATTGATTTATCCAAACGTCGTGTTTCATCAGAAGATATCATCAAAtgtgaagaaaaattccaaaaatcTAAAACCGTCCATTCCATCTTGAGATTCTGTGCtgaaaaattccaaattcCTTTAGAAGAATTGTACAAGACTATTGCTTGGCCATTAAGTCGAAGATTCGGCCATGCTTATGAAGCTTTCAAATTATCCATCATCGATGAAACTGTTTGGGAAGGTATTGAACCTCCTTCCAAAGAtgtttttgaagaattgaaaactTATATCTCCAAGAGATTGACCCCACAAGCTGTTAAGATTAGAGCCGATGTAGAAGTCTCTTGTTTCAGTTATGAAGGTATCGATGCTATTAAATCAGCTTTGAAGGCCGCTGAAGCTCTATCAACAGAACAAATGCAAATCAAAGTCAAATTGGTGGCTGCTCCATTATACGTTGTTACAACTCAAGCCTTGGATAAAACCTTGggtattgaattattagaacaAGCTATTCAAAAGATTACTGAAGTCATTACTAAGAACGGTGGTATTTGTAACGTCACTATGCCTCCAAAGGCTGTCACTGCTACTGAAGATGCTGAATTGCAAGCTCTATTGGAAAgtaaagaattagaaaacaGATCGGACAGtgaagatgatgacgatgatgatgatgacgatgccgattatgaataa